From the Eschrichtius robustus isolate mEscRob2 chromosome 19, mEscRob2.pri, whole genome shotgun sequence genome, the window ggaccccagggctgggatGCCCAGTATGTGGTTTGAACGCCTTACTCTCCAGGGAGGATCTCCAAGCTTGTGATAGGCCTGTGGATCCCACCCTGATTGCTTCACCTCCCTTCCTGCCTGACTCTGTGTATATCTTTCTTTACggccttggttgtacaggagtccttTTACCAGTTTCCACTTCGTTTTGCAAGAGAATTTTCCCCCATGTAggtgtaaaaatatttttgatatgttCATAGGGGGAGATGAGCCCAgcatcctcctcctccaccatccTGATCTCCTTCCCCCGGGTCTAACATGCTTTGACTCTTcagttggatttttttgtttgttttcaagagATCTAGTTAAAACATTTggattaaagtaaaataatgaaatatatatgtcATGGCTTTTTAACCTATTAAAAACACAACATGACCATATAATAGACTTTACAGTAGGTCATCAGTATAATTAAATGGTACTATTACAACATTTATTAAGGTACAATTTCCCAGTACTATTACTTGATGAATAACAGACATAATCTAAcatactatttatatatatatttatgtatgtttatGATCTACTACGTGGTAAATATTTCAAAGTGCCTCTTCTCAGCTAAAAATTTGTatttctcggggcttccctggtggcgcagtggttgagaatctgcctgccaatgcaggagacacgggttcgagccctggtctgggaagatcccacatgctgcggcgcaactaggcctgtgagccacagttgctgagcctgcgcgtctggagcctatgctccgcaacaagagagactgcaatagtgagaggcccgcgcaccgcgatgaagagtggcccccacttgccacaactagagaaagccctcgcacagaaacgaagacccaacacagccataaataaataaaaaattttttaaaaaatttgtatttctctatttCCAGGCCACAAGGTTCAACATATCAATATCCATTATTTCAAACtcattctttgtttttcaaatgaTTGTATCTTTAATACTTTACAGAGATagctatattaaaatatttcctatacTTGAGACAACTATTTTGCTCCTGCAGAAATCCACCTGCCATTAACTCCACACAAACAAAAAGGATTCATGACTTTCTTCACCAAATAACTATTCCTCCACTGTGTGTGTTTAGTAAAAACCTCCACTTAATTCCTCATGTAATTGACATGAGAGTACTCCTTCaaatctctttctttccaatacaGTCAGCTGACATCCTCACACTATACAGAAAAGTCTGTCTTCTACAGATGCCAAAACCCGTGCCATCTTACCCCAAACatcatgtctttttaaattttctcactcacctcatgtttttttttttcttttttttaaattgtccaaAACATCTTTATACTCTCTTTTTCCCCACTCCATTTAATCTGGCCATtgctacatgaaaaaaaaaattaaatatgctgTCTTCCTATATATTATTATACTTCACATGAGCACCATCTTTATAATGATGTAACATACAAATTTCATAACTTGGCTCCAAATATACCTACTCTCTGAAACTGATTTCCATTCCATCTTCACCCCATGATACCTCATTACTCCCTGAGAacatttttctcttcagtttCTTGAATGACCATCCTacatgctattcttttttttcatggaacTTTTCCAGAAATCCCATGTTAATTTCTGGATAAATTCATTATGTGAAATTGAAAGTTACACACTCAAAGACATCCTCAGGACGTCCAGATTGTGTCAGGCTctactgtttttttgtttctgtttttttaaaatttcattgacTCTGAACTACTCCACTACAAACATTAATACAATTCAATTGTATAAGTAATTACATAATAATTACATAATGTTTCATTTACAGTTGCTACTACTTTTCATCGTTTTTTATGGGGCAGAATTTTATGTCTTGTGCACCATTCCCTTGTGATGTGACTTCCATAATTTCACAGCTCCGTGAGGATGAGTGAATACACAAGTGAACATGGTACAAAAACATAACTTTATCTCTTTCTGATGAGATCAGGAGCTTTTGCATTCCTTACACAGGCAAAGTAGAGCCTGTATTACGTTGACGTTATGGCTCGTGAGAAGAAAGGGACTGACAGTTGGGAAACATGCAGCAACCAATGCAGAGATGTTCACTAGTAACCAACAGGGATTATTAAAAAGAGCAATACAGACTTGGAAGATGGAGAAGAGAGTGTAAAATGATACACAGGTGTTTACAAGGACAAAGAGTCTTCGGGTTGCTCTGGCCTCAGGGGTGAATCTGTGCGAAAGATTTTTCCTATGAATGTGTTGGACCCGCTGCTTATGCCTGTACAGGATAAAAACCATGGAGCCGCTGGCCCAGAGCATGAGCCCCAAGCATAAAACATCAGGGAATGACAACAATGTTGCAAGGAGTGAAAGTGTAATTTTGTTATTACCTACCCCAGCACAGTATCCCAAATCCTTTGTCGTGATGTTTCTGTTGCTCCATTTGCCAGTCGTACACATAGGAAATACGATATTTACTAACATTTGCAGGATCCAACACAAGAAAATATAGGAGCCAATGTGCTTGGGAGCTTTCACTTTCATTTATGCCCATCTAGAGTTTCTGGGGCTGATCGTGATGGCCTGGAAGACACTCAAGAGTCAATTTCCCTGTATGAACAACTGCAATGAAAGCCGTGCATGTGACAATTTTGCTTTTCCTCACAAATCTGTGAGGCAGACACTACTATTCCTTTCATTGTAAAGATGGGGAGAATACAGACATAGAGAGGTTAGGTATTTGTTTAAAAGTACACCTTGTTTAGGGGCAAAATGGAGAATTTAGTTTGGCTGTGCCTATTTTAAAGACAGAGGGTTTAATTGTCCTGCTGTGCTGAAAAGCTTGTTATGTTAGCTGCATTCTTTGACTGATTCAGgtatatatttattcttatttttaataccttgattttatttgatattgctggtatgttattttataattttgattgtAACAACCTTCAATTTAATTGTAAAGATTTATTCTATGGGACAAAAGCAATTACAAATGAGGATTTAGAAATCTTACGAAAATGTCAGATGTGCTGATTGCAGCATAATCCTGCTGGGTCCTGCCCAATGACTTGGACTTAATGAATTCAAGAATCGCTCTATATTAGGATGACAAGAGAAGACGTGCTGCCTTTTCgccaagaagaaaaatacaatagCACCGATCATGGGAATTATTGAACAATCTCATGTCTTGCTTAGATTTTTGGGATGTCAAACACCAGTACAGGATAAAATCACTTGGGGTTAGAAATGAAATTATTACTAATTTCAGATCATATAATTATCTATTCATTAATATCTGACTTAAGTAAAACTATTATCAAGGAGGCGAGTTGTGTGAAAGATACTAATATATGACATAATTTCAAAAGTAGATGTATAATAAGAAGTGGAGTTTGTGCATTTTATAAGTTTAAATTTAGATCTTTGAGTTTTTATTAGAATCTTTTAAAACCAGAGAAAAGCTCAAAGGATACTTTTGAGTCTGACAGCGTCAGTCTGAAATGCAGGATTTTAGTTACCTTTTCTTTAAATGGTGTTTCCTTCACTTCAGGAGGAAGACAGCCTCACCACCATCAGCAGGCAGTGGATGATTTCAGTAGGGACACAATTACTGTCTTTGTTAAGCACTTTATACTCTCAGagttagagaaaatatttctattcCAGGATTTTTCATTCAAATACACTGTTTCTTTACTGGATTAGACGATTCCTGTAGGTTCACCATACAGCAAATTACAAGCATGGAGGTATTATAGGCACTCCTCTAGTGATTCTAGAAACTGTCTGTGATCCCAGTAGGGTGGGCTAAAAGTGATTGTCTTCAGAACTATAGTCCTTAAACAGCTGAAAGGAATCATCATTTGCATTAAACATCATTAAACTCTCAGCGAGGGTTACATGTAATCATATATGGAGACACTGAGTGATTTGGGATGTCTAGGACCCCGATTTCTCTTCATAGTTCAGTTGATACCTCAGAAATGATTTCTCTTTCCTGTGGGCTTTTTTCAGTGGATCAGTTTCAGACCCCGAAAAATTCCGATTTCCAATATGATCACTAACTCTGACTTCCAATACGCCTACTTCCCTTACAGCCTCTGACTGTCAGACTGAAAGAGAAAGTACTCACCAGACTCCATCCCTGTTTGGACAGTGAGCACAGAGTGAAGGTCATGACATCCAGACGGAAGTTCAATTATTATTTCATCTGGAACGGCATTGACAGTGCGGTCTTGGGGAACTGAAGACGTTTCTGAACAACTTTTTCCCGGTTGCTAGTTACTAAAACCAATTACAAGTTTCTAATTAACATCTCCAAAGAGACCACTGAAGTGTTTGGGAAAGGCTCTTCCTTTTCCATGATTTGGGGAGCAGCTGGGGTCTCACATGGAGGAGCACGGGGTACTGAGGTCTGACACGTGAGGGAGTGGCAGTGCAGCACATGCGTCTCATGGATACTGTTTCCCAGAGTCATTTTTCCACCCCAAGGTGAGTTTTCTCCTAATCTTCACACCAGTGAGTCACACCATAATTGAATGAGCAAAGAAACAAAGTACCTGAGAAGGATGTTCAAAGAAATACAGTAAAAGGACGAACTCTAAGTCAAGCATTTGTTGAAAATTATATTGGAACTCTAGATGATCTGGAAATTCTGTAGGAAAATGTACTTTACTCATACTGATAAGTCAGTAGTGATAGGAAATCTAAATAgaacaaaagcaataaaaaaggagaaatttatgAGGGCTGTACAAACAAAAGCACCAGCATTTGATGCTTTAAAAGGTCATTCCTCCAGATGTCAGGCCAATGCTACTGACCGTTCAAGAGCATCGAATGGTTGCCATCGTCCTCTTATTTGTTGCTGGATTTTCCATAATGAACCCTGATTACTCTTGTACTTAttcaagaaatataaaacatgactTCAAATCAAATCTTTGGGTTTTCTACAAACAAATCTACATTTTATCTGGGTCCATTATCCAATATCTTTCAATATCCAAGTAAGGT encodes:
- the LOC137752492 gene encoding LOW QUALITY PROTEIN: vomeronasal type-1 receptor 4-like (The sequence of the model RefSeq protein was modified relative to this genomic sequence to represent the inferred CDS: deleted 1 base in 1 codon; substituted 1 base at 1 genomic stop codon); translation: SVFQAITISPRNSRWAXMKVKAPKHIGSYIFLCWILQMLVNIVFPMCTTGKWSNRNITTKDLGYCAGVGNNKITLSLLATLLSFPDVLCLGLMLWASGSMVFILYRHKQRVQHIHRKNLSHRFTPEARATRRLFVLVNTCVSFYTLFSIFQVCIALFNNPCWLLVNISALVAACFPTVSPFLLTSHNVNVYRLYFACVRNAKAPDLIRKR